One window from the genome of Echinicola vietnamensis DSM 17526 encodes:
- a CDS encoding thioredoxin family protein — protein sequence MKTLLLPIMLLTSVLTGLHPTAHGQEKINWLTFEQLEDSLRLAPKKVFIDFYTDWCTYCKKMDKKVFTDAAVITTINREYYAVRMDAETRDTVRFDGLDLVNHQATDKRPGIHDLALLLGGRNGKFTPPTLILLDEAFRVIDRRFEYQHREKLLHWLQQDAALSR from the coding sequence ATGAAAACATTACTGCTCCCGATCATGTTGCTGACCAGCGTCTTAACCGGCCTGCACCCTACTGCCCATGGCCAAGAAAAAATCAATTGGTTGACATTCGAACAATTGGAGGATTCCTTAAGGCTGGCTCCCAAAAAGGTGTTTATCGATTTTTACACCGACTGGTGTACCTACTGCAAAAAGATGGACAAAAAGGTTTTTACCGACGCAGCGGTCATCACCACCATAAACCGAGAATATTATGCGGTCCGGATGGATGCTGAAACCCGGGACACCGTCCGCTTTGATGGCCTTGACCTCGTCAATCACCAAGCCACGGACAAACGTCCGGGCATCCATGATTTAGCCCTTTTATTGGGAGGTAGAAATGGTAAGTTCACGCCTCCCACCCTTATTCTTCTGGATGAAGCGTTCAGGGTGATCGACCGGAGATTTGAATACCAACATCGCGAAAAACTGCTACACTGGCTGCAGCAGGATGCTGCTTTATCGAGATAA
- a CDS encoding pirin family protein codes for MKDTAVKKIRQLGFQWQTQDPFLFCAYHLDEFPEGNDDLGPKASLEGRNIGQDFTIKDGWRMYHGSKVPGFPAHPHKGFETITLVERGFADHSDSLGAAGRFGQGDVQWMTAGKGVMHSEMFPLLNKEEKNPLLLFQLWLNLPKANKNVPAHFKMLWGETIPVIKEKDANGNDIAIKVIAGQYGDVKAPAPNPDSWAADPENQVAIWTIKLAPNAKWTLPATAEGINRSLFFYKGEKLEAEGFEVPEGHSIDLFSEKEITFVNGDQPAELLFLQGKPINEPVVQHGPFVMNSTQEIHQAMMEFQKTQFGGWPWPNHEPTHPKDKGRFAIHADGREEVKG; via the coding sequence ATGAAAGATACAGCAGTAAAAAAAATCAGACAACTTGGATTCCAGTGGCAAACCCAGGATCCCTTCTTGTTCTGTGCATATCATTTGGATGAATTTCCGGAGGGAAATGATGATCTTGGGCCAAAAGCCTCATTGGAAGGTCGGAATATCGGACAGGATTTTACGATCAAGGATGGATGGAGAATGTACCATGGCAGCAAAGTGCCCGGCTTTCCGGCCCATCCTCACAAGGGATTTGAGACGATTACCTTGGTCGAGCGAGGCTTTGCGGATCATTCGGATTCCTTGGGAGCTGCAGGCCGTTTTGGTCAAGGAGATGTGCAGTGGATGACGGCCGGCAAAGGCGTGATGCACAGTGAAATGTTTCCTTTGCTCAACAAGGAAGAAAAGAACCCATTGCTGCTCTTCCAGCTATGGCTAAATCTTCCAAAGGCCAACAAAAACGTTCCTGCCCATTTCAAAATGCTGTGGGGAGAGACCATTCCTGTTATTAAAGAAAAAGATGCCAATGGAAACGACATTGCCATCAAGGTCATCGCTGGCCAATATGGGGATGTAAAGGCTCCTGCCCCAAATCCCGATTCGTGGGCAGCAGATCCCGAAAACCAAGTGGCCATATGGACGATAAAGCTGGCGCCGAATGCCAAATGGACACTTCCGGCGACCGCTGAAGGCATCAATCGTTCCCTGTTCTTCTATAAAGGTGAAAAGCTGGAAGCAGAAGGGTTTGAGGTACCGGAAGGTCACTCCATAGACCTGTTTTCTGAAAAGGAAATCACCTTTGTCAATGGCGACCAGCCGGCAGAGTTGCTTTTCCTCCAAGGCAAACCGATCAATGAACCGGTCGTTCAGCATGGACCATTTGTGATGAACAGCACACAGGAAATCCACCAAGCCATGATGGAATTCCAGAAAACCCAGTTTGGTGGCTGGCCGTGGCCAAACCACGAACCCACCCACCCCAAAGACAAGGGACGCTTTGCGATCCATGCTGATGGACGCGAAGAAGTGAAAGGTTAA
- a CDS encoding glycerate kinase, with protein MNILIAPNAFKGTIPADRAAALIEEVLRQYLSHAEYQRCPIADGGDGTCFLLGNQLKLNKIEAVGLNAIGLTEQGLIFLNESRKEAWIDVSTLSGLAGLPPFGVNAQLTSTFGTGQLIMEAIRRGAEHIILGLGGSATVDMGTGILRALGYLFLDKNGREIPMFSPGFLERIAHIQRPVAMNKVRFTCLCDVKNTFFGSQGAIPVFGPQKGLSEADQHVFESAAKGVFELLKAKGDGQLTDQPGFGAAGGIALGLSAFFSVKIEEGAHYFFEQVNMQEKVSWADWVITGEGKFDSQSAAGKGSYKLLGLANKHQKKTLLITSGGEKDGKEAGFDDVVQLPKLNMDDLDFKQKAAENLKSSLQFFLEKSNI; from the coding sequence ATGAATATCTTGATTGCACCCAACGCCTTCAAAGGGACCATCCCTGCTGATCGTGCTGCTGCGCTGATCGAGGAAGTGCTCCGCCAATACCTTTCCCATGCTGAATACCAACGGTGTCCTATTGCCGATGGCGGTGACGGGACATGTTTTTTGCTTGGTAACCAATTGAAATTAAATAAGATAGAGGCGGTAGGCCTGAATGCAATAGGATTAACTGAACAAGGTTTAATTTTTTTAAATGAAAGTCGAAAAGAAGCGTGGATCGATGTGTCCACTTTAAGCGGCTTGGCGGGATTGCCGCCTTTCGGGGTGAACGCCCAATTGACCAGTACTTTTGGGACGGGGCAATTGATAATGGAAGCCATACGGCGAGGCGCAGAACACATCATTTTGGGACTCGGTGGGAGTGCGACGGTGGACATGGGCACTGGGATTTTGCGGGCATTGGGCTATTTGTTTTTGGACAAAAACGGACGGGAGATCCCAATGTTCAGCCCTGGCTTTTTGGAGAGGATTGCCCATATCCAGCGACCGGTGGCCATGAACAAAGTCCGGTTTACGTGTTTATGCGATGTAAAGAATACTTTTTTCGGTAGCCAGGGAGCCATTCCTGTTTTTGGTCCCCAAAAGGGCCTGTCAGAAGCCGATCAGCATGTTTTTGAAAGTGCTGCAAAGGGCGTTTTTGAATTGCTGAAAGCCAAGGGGGATGGACAATTGACAGATCAACCAGGGTTTGGGGCTGCTGGTGGTATTGCGTTGGGGCTGAGTGCTTTTTTTTCCGTGAAGATCGAGGAAGGTGCCCATTATTTCTTCGAACAAGTGAACATGCAAGAAAAGGTGAGCTGGGCGGATTGGGTGATCACCGGAGAGGGGAAATTTGACAGCCAGTCTGCAGCGGGAAAGGGAAGCTATAAGCTCTTGGGCTTGGCCAATAAACATCAAAAAAAGACCTTACTGATCACTTCCGGAGGGGAAAAAGATGGCAAAGAGGCAGGATTTGACGACGTGGTGCAGCTGCCAAAACTCAACATGGATGACCTGGATTTCAAGCAAAAAGCAGCAGAAAACTTGAAAAGCTCACTTCAATTCTTCCTGGAGAAATCCAACATCTGA